Proteins encoded together in one Lathyrus oleraceus cultivar Zhongwan6 chromosome 5, CAAS_Psat_ZW6_1.0, whole genome shotgun sequence window:
- the LOC127084264 gene encoding protein STICHEL-like 2, with protein MMDGRRHSVDIPISKALVALRRVRSLRDPSTNSMIKHSSLMENLHWDNRSGNGISLLFPDDVRVCDSDDSLAFRTRNLGFEGQREMGTATGFELHNGLLNSRLNCSGVYGNKSPNESCGSNHGGKGLGMNDFEDGELGFRATGRSSKLGRIDRSKSAKRLLRKNQVKPSDVMGDIASHLSSPCRSVRDALLPHGSLAYINRDFDVQDNSDNGCGLSYCWSKSPRFVESDIYCETEDRPLILHCVEDIELHEHKSAGQSYGEESPNLETPRMLSMKFRPKLFGDLVGQDVVVRSLLGAISSGRITSFYLFHGPRGTGKTSASRIFASALNCLAVGEQRPCGLCRECVLFFSGRSKDVKVVDSVKINQTDQVKSLVKNACSPPVNSRFKIFIIDECQLLNEETWACLSNNLENISQHVVFVMITPDLDKLPQSAVSRAQRYYFPKVKDADIARRLEKICAEEVLDYEQPALDLIAAKSCGSVRDAEIMLDQLSLLGKKINVSLVYELTGIVSDDELFDLLDLALSPDTTNTVIRARELMRSRIDPMQLVSQLANLVMDILAGKCDYEARSRFSSRYTSEADLQKLSHALRILSEAEKQLRISKNQTTWFTVALLQLSSIDYPSTNADGTKLLLRGQSLEHLASGGCENKSFRLVAHEDHEGTLDSIWYKATGTCQSSQLKTFLRKKGKLSSLHVDQSTSCLGIAELEFGHRRHVSKAEKSWKSIASSLQRILGCNIELRITHVPHTSNSPKRLSFNMFSCSRKIQQKSSSSNEQESEIDYADYTSQKSMMKNTTLSSSSDCGSQEPPLKSYEGMDVITTLRSCEGNLLSSRERFSNRSSLETMVASCSRVDSYNEDGHNGACLVPSVPNSDNQANCFPQTLWFQKKFRVLGTT; from the exons ATGATGGATGGGCGGCGGCATTCTGTTGATATACCGATTTCTAAGGCTCTTGTGGCATTGAGGAGAGTGAGGTCATTGAGGGATCCATCAACTAATTCTATGATCAAACATTCTTCTCTGATGGAGAACTTACATTGGGATAACCGTTCCGGCAATGGGATTTCTCTGCTGTTTCCGGATGATGTTCGCGTTTGTGATTCTGATGATAGCCTTGCTTTTAGAACAAGGAATTTAGGTTTTGAGGGGCAAAGAGAGATGGGTACTGCTACTGGTTTTGAATTGCATAATGGTCTGTTGAATTCGCGGCTGAATTGTTCGGGTGTTTATGGAAATAAATCGCCTAATGAAAGCTGTGGTAGTAACCATGGTGGTAAAGGATTGGGTATGAATGATTTCGAGGATGGCGAATTAGGCTTTAGAGCAACGGGTAGATCATCTAAATTAGGGAGAATAGATCGCAGTAAGTCGGCTAAAAGGCTGTTACGCAAGAATCAAGTTAAACCATCTGATGTAATGGGAGATATTGCTAGCCATTTGAGCAGTCCATGCCGCTCTGTTCGTGATGCTTTATTGCCCCATGGTTCCTTGGCGTATATAAATCGAGATTTTGATGTTCAAGATAATAGTGATAATGGATGTGGATTGAGTTATTGTTGGTCAAAGTCACCAAGGTTTGTAGAGTCGGATATTTATTGTGAGACAGAAGATCGTCCCTTGATATTGCACTGTGTGGAGGACATAGAACTTCATGAACATAAAAGTGCCGGACAGAGTTATGGCGAAGAAAGTCCAAATTTGGAAACACCTAGAATGTTATCTATGAAATTCAGGCCTAAATTGTTTGGTGATTTGGTGGGACAAGATGTGGTTGTTAGGTCTCTTTTGGGTGCTATTTCTAGTGGAAGGATAACATCGTTTTACCTTTTCCATGGTCCACGCGGTACGGGCAAGACATCTGCGTCAAGAATATTTGCTTCGGCGCTGAATTGCCTTGCTGTTGGGGAGCAAAGACCATGTGGTCTGTGTAGAGAATGTGTTCTATTCTTTTCTGGAAGAAGTAAAGATGTTAAGGTAGTTGATTCTGTGAAAATCAATCAAACGGACCAGGTTAAATCTCTTGTTAAGAATGCGTGTTCTCCTCCGGTTAATTCACGTTTTAAGATTTTCATTATCGACGAGTGCCAGTTATTGAACGAGGAAACGTGGGCTTGCCTTTCAAATAACCTAGAGAACATTTCTCAACATGTGGTTTTTGTGATGATCACTCCTGATTTGGATAAGCTTCCTCAAAGTGCAGTTTCCCGGGCTCAGAGGTATTACTTTCCAAAGGTTAAAGACGCTGATATTGCACGCCGATTAGAAAAAATTTGTGCCGAAGAAGTTCTTGATTATGAACAACCTGCTTTGGACCTTATTGCTGCAAAATCCTGTGGTTCTGTTAGGGATGCAGAAATTATGCTTGATCAGCTAAGTTTGCTTGGTAAAAAGATTAACGTTTCTTTAGTTTATGAGCTT ACCGGAATTGTTTCGGATGATGAATTGTTTGATTTGCTAGATTTGGCCCTATCACCTGACACCACAAATACAGTTATAAGAGCTCGTGAGCTGATGAGATCGAGGATAGATCCTATGCAACTTGTATCACAGTTGGCAAATCTCGTTATGGACATCCTTGCGGGGAAATGTGATTATGAAGCCAGAAGTAGATTTTCTAGTAGATACACAT CGGAAGCAGACCTTCAGAAACTAAGCCATGCATTGAGAATACTCTCCGAGGCCGAGAAACAATTAAGAATTTCAAAAAATCAAACGACATGGTTCACTGTAGCTCTTCTACAGTTAAGCTCGATTGATTATCCTTCCACAAATGCAGATGGTACCAAGTTGCTTCTGAGAG GGCAGAGTTTGGAACACCTTGCTTCAGGTGGTTGTGAAAACAAGTCATTTAGATTAGTGGCGCACGAGGATCACGAAGGAACACTCGATTCGATATGGTATAAAGCTACCGGGACATGTCAATCTAGTCAGCTCAAAACTTTTCTCAGAAAGAAGGGAAAGTTGTCTTCACTTCATGTTGATCAATCTACTTCTT GTCTTGGTATTGCAGAGTTGGAATTCGGCCATCGGCGCCATGTATCCAAGGCTGAGAAGTCATGGAAATCGATAGCAAGTTCCTTGCAACGCATATTGGGTTGTAACATTGAGTTGAGGATCACTCATGTACCTCATACTTCTAATTCACCGAAGAGGTTATCTTTCAACATGTTTAGTTGTTCGCGCAAAATACAACAGAAATCATCCTCGTCCAATGAACAAGAAAGTGAAATAGACTATGCTGACTACACTTCTCAAAAATCAATGATGAAGAATACAACTCTATCTTCTTCCTCTGACTGTGGATCCCAGGAGCCACCTCTGAAGTCATATGAAGGAATGGATGTTATAACGACTCTGAGGAGTTGTGAGGGCAACTTGCTCAGTTCAAGAGAAAGATTTTCGAATCGGTCTTCTCTAGAAACTATGGTAGCATCATGTTCTAGAGTTGATTCGTACAATGAAGATGGACACAATGGTGCGTGTTTAGTTCCATCAGTTCCCAATTCAGATAATCAGGCTAACTGTTTTCCTCAAACTCTATGGTTTCAAAAGAAGTTCCGAGTTTTAGGAACCACTTGA